One window of the Granulicella arctica genome contains the following:
- a CDS encoding TonB-dependent receptor produces MFVRPCKRRFLLFVFGAGIIASSASAQSTLGSINGVVHDTTDADVPGTKIILHRTESNTDRTITSGSDGSYTALNLEPGTYSIQYLLPGFASKTEVGVHLTARQQLTLNVTLSPASVSATVQVDASSSGTITTENASIAATLSPRDVLDLPANYRGAGSTSPLNVIQTLPGIQPDSGAYPPPPSTSPNPSIKFSIQGGLPSQSETTVDGISAQNQTSNNILGDAFPSAESIAEIRVDGVNNNAEFGQPGEITTITKSGSNHLHGSAFWYFQNQAFDAIPYGTDAANKPHKVANDFGGSIGGPVYIPHLYHGQNKTFFFATYEGLRFPEAAVVQYLVPTARMKRGDFSQETSTLRNPFTGGIYPGATLPTINPSSAAFLSLFPDPNVNPNESVQDSLAGLGYNYLSTRPNSIDSNQYDLRVDQNLGQRANFFARYTNKSINQIQPGALALPNGTGFAQYRIFAASFNFAFTPKLANEVRFGFTLEQDGSQNPFDGATLQQAAKLNGLSPTFPFNGLSHLGFTQLTSVGSRLNSTERSRLFQYVDNVTWQHAGHTIRVGGDVRRLNAFTPLGFSPSDNYGNFYFQQTGSYTGNEFADFLVGTPYQTQTDNITTDNNGTATAYAVYAQDNWKATPNLNLTFGIRYELHPAFAASNGEIANFDPSVAKSGRLIYPDGNASLLSTQELANVNACSVAGVTNPYATNASVNGAPCTPVVSNSQAGLPAGLRSTPKLRFEPRFGFAYRPFGNDRTALRGGVGYYNITTSGALFYALTGTLQSNLQTFNNTITPTGPAFVFPNISAASTNAYTGPDYGSTTFYSAVDTNWHDPYSLQTNLSIDHDLGHGFGIRVSYVGLKTWHLVWQPELNMLPYSSTTTAASQPRTAFPFPNFYSIYNRATSAQASYHSGQVELSHRFSKGLSFDSAYTFAKNLADNQGTYGAASGTQSFVDEQGGYDATYTYDRHVDYGNVTGTRRNRWLTSSVYELPIGRGKRFGNSMGHLADLAVGGWQVSNIFVMQSGPFISAYISGSNTDPSGTGSGTLFFRQQRPDRVASGKASHPTRTQWFNPNAFACPGSTGFTSLQNGACDVGGVDANSNPVAPIGRFGTESIGDLTGPGTISLSSGVAKSFHVTETLHLRAEGTFTNILNHTNLADPNLDVTSPGFGTITQARGSDFGGNRTGQVSVKLEF; encoded by the coding sequence ATGTTCGTACGCCCGTGCAAACGTCGCTTCTTACTCTTCGTCTTCGGTGCCGGCATCATCGCCTCATCCGCCTCCGCACAATCGACCCTCGGCTCCATCAACGGCGTCGTCCACGACACCACCGATGCGGACGTACCCGGCACGAAAATCATCCTCCACCGCACGGAGAGCAACACCGATCGAACCATCACCTCCGGCTCCGACGGCAGCTACACCGCCCTCAATCTCGAACCCGGAACCTACTCCATCCAATACCTCCTCCCCGGCTTTGCCAGTAAAACCGAGGTCGGCGTCCATCTCACAGCGCGTCAGCAACTCACGCTCAACGTCACCCTCTCGCCAGCCTCCGTAAGCGCAACCGTCCAGGTAGATGCCTCAAGCTCCGGCACCATCACTACCGAAAACGCCTCAATCGCCGCCACGCTCAGCCCCCGCGATGTCCTCGACCTCCCCGCCAACTATCGCGGCGCTGGCTCCACCTCGCCACTGAACGTCATCCAGACCCTCCCCGGCATCCAGCCCGACTCGGGCGCCTACCCTCCACCGCCCTCAACCTCGCCCAACCCCTCCATCAAGTTCTCCATCCAGGGCGGCCTTCCCTCCCAGTCCGAGACCACCGTCGACGGCATATCCGCCCAAAATCAAACCTCCAATAACATCCTCGGCGACGCCTTCCCCTCTGCCGAATCCATCGCCGAGATTCGCGTAGACGGCGTCAATAACAACGCCGAGTTCGGCCAGCCCGGCGAGATCACCACCATCACGAAATCCGGTTCGAACCATCTCCACGGCTCAGCCTTCTGGTACTTCCAGAATCAGGCCTTCGACGCCATCCCCTACGGAACCGACGCCGCCAACAAGCCCCACAAAGTGGCCAACGACTTCGGCGGTTCGATCGGCGGCCCCGTCTACATCCCCCACCTCTACCATGGCCAGAACAAGACCTTCTTCTTCGCCACCTACGAAGGTCTGCGCTTTCCCGAGGCCGCCGTCGTCCAGTACCTCGTCCCCACAGCACGCATGAAGCGCGGCGACTTCTCGCAGGAGACCTCCACCCTCCGCAACCCGTTCACCGGCGGCATCTATCCCGGAGCCACCCTTCCCACCATCAATCCAAGCTCCGCTGCCTTCCTGTCCCTCTTCCCCGATCCCAACGTCAACCCGAATGAGTCAGTGCAGGATTCGCTCGCCGGACTCGGCTACAACTACCTCAGCACCCGCCCCAACAGCATCGACTCAAATCAGTACGACCTACGCGTCGATCAGAACCTCGGCCAGCGCGCCAACTTCTTCGCCCGCTACACCAACAAAAGCATCAACCAGATCCAGCCCGGTGCTCTCGCCCTGCCCAACGGCACCGGCTTCGCGCAGTACCGCATCTTCGCGGCCTCCTTCAACTTCGCGTTCACTCCCAAGCTCGCGAACGAAGTCCGCTTCGGCTTCACCCTGGAGCAGGATGGCAGCCAGAATCCCTTCGACGGCGCTACGCTCCAGCAAGCCGCGAAGCTCAACGGCCTCAGCCCCACCTTCCCCTTCAACGGCCTGAGCCACCTCGGCTTCACGCAGCTGACCAGCGTCGGCAGTCGCCTCAACTCCACCGAACGCTCGCGCCTCTTTCAGTATGTAGACAACGTCACCTGGCAGCACGCCGGTCACACCATCCGTGTTGGAGGCGATGTGCGCCGCCTCAACGCCTTCACACCGCTAGGCTTCTCGCCGTCCGATAACTACGGCAACTTCTACTTTCAGCAGACCGGCAGCTATACCGGCAACGAGTTCGCCGACTTCCTCGTCGGCACCCCGTACCAGACCCAGACCGACAACATCACCACCGACAACAACGGAACCGCCACCGCCTATGCCGTCTACGCGCAGGACAACTGGAAGGCAACGCCGAACCTCAACCTCACCTTCGGCATCCGTTACGAGCTCCACCCCGCCTTTGCCGCCTCCAACGGAGAGATCGCCAACTTCGATCCCTCTGTCGCCAAATCCGGGCGTCTCATCTATCCCGACGGCAACGCGAGCCTTCTCTCCACGCAGGAACTCGCCAACGTAAACGCCTGTTCCGTCGCTGGAGTCACCAACCCCTACGCGACCAACGCCTCCGTCAATGGAGCACCCTGCACGCCGGTCGTCTCGAACTCGCAGGCTGGCCTGCCTGCTGGTCTCCGCTCAACGCCGAAGCTGCGATTCGAACCCCGCTTCGGCTTCGCCTACCGGCCCTTCGGTAACGATCGAACCGCATTGCGCGGCGGCGTCGGCTACTACAACATCACCACCTCGGGAGCACTCTTCTACGCCCTCACCGGCACCCTCCAGTCGAACCTCCAGACCTTCAACAACACCATCACTCCAACCGGCCCCGCCTTCGTCTTCCCGAACATCTCCGCCGCCTCCACCAACGCCTACACCGGTCCCGACTACGGCAGCACCACCTTTTACTCCGCCGTCGACACCAACTGGCACGACCCCTACTCCCTCCAGACCAACCTCTCCATCGACCACGACCTCGGCCACGGCTTCGGCATTCGCGTCTCCTACGTCGGCCTCAAGACCTGGCACCTCGTCTGGCAGCCCGAGCTCAACATGCTCCCCTACTCCAGCACCACCACCGCAGCCAGCCAGCCCCGAACCGCCTTCCCCTTCCCGAACTTCTACTCCATCTACAACCGCGCCACCTCCGCACAGGCCAGCTACCACTCAGGCCAGGTAGAACTCTCCCACCGCTTCTCAAAAGGTCTCTCCTTCGATAGCGCCTACACCTTCGCCAAAAACCTCGCTGACAATCAGGGCACCTACGGCGCAGCCAGCGGCACTCAAAGCTTCGTCGACGAGCAGGGCGGCTACGACGCCACCTACACCTACGACCGCCACGTCGACTACGGCAACGTCACCGGAACCCGCCGCAACCGCTGGCTCACCAGCTCCGTCTACGAACTCCCCATCGGTCGCGGCAAGCGCTTCGGCAATAGCATGGGCCACCTCGCCGACCTCGCCGTCGGTGGCTGGCAGGTCTCCAACATCTTCGTCATGCAGAGTGGTCCCTTCATCTCCGCCTACATCTCAGGCAGCAACACCGACCCATCCGGCACCGGCTCCGGCACTCTCTTCTTCCGTCAGCAGCGTCCCGACCGCGTCGCCAGCGGCAAGGCCAGCCACCCCACACGCACCCAGTGGTTCAATCCGAACGCCTTCGCCTGCCCCGGCTCCACCGGCTTCACTTCACTCCAGAACGGAGCCTGCGACGTAGGCGGCGTCGACGCCAACAGCAATCCCGTCGCCCCCATCGGTCGCTTCGGCACTGAGAGCATCGGCGATCTCACCGGCCCCGGCACCATCAGCCTCTCCAGCGGCGTCGCCAAATCCTTCCATGTCACCGAGACCCTCCACCTCCGCGCCGAGGGCACCTTCACCAACATCCTCAACCACACCAACCTCGCCGACCCCAACCTCGACGTCACCAGTCCCGGCTTCGGCACCATCACCCAGGCACGTGGCTCCGACTTCGGTGGCAACCGAACCGGACAGGTGTCAGTAAAGTTGGAGTTCTAG
- a CDS encoding cold shock domain-containing protein, with the protein MAQYKGQVKWFNNAKGYGFLGRDEGADVFVHYSSIQLEGYKSLKEGDPVEFDIIEGSKGPQADQVIRIK; encoded by the coding sequence GTGGCACAGTACAAAGGGCAAGTGAAGTGGTTCAACAATGCGAAAGGTTACGGATTCCTCGGCAGGGACGAAGGGGCCGATGTATTCGTGCATTACAGTTCCATTCAGCTTGAAGGATATAAAAGCCTCAAAGAAGGCGACCCCGTAGAATTTGACATTATTGAAGGTTCGAAAGGCCCACAGGCAGACCAGGTAATTCGCATCAAATAG
- a CDS encoding DUF420 domain-containing protein — MDSTLTKPSTLRTPPSVIATIIVVSALASALICYLVYFHAPSDVTGTHLRSLPLLNAVLNALSTIALLVGFTFIRSRQITKHRAAMFTAFFFSSIFLVSYLLNFTLHGETHFNRLSAWWPFYWKLLATHILCSVLALPLILITFFLSLTGRFPAHKRLARYTFPIWLYVSVTGVIVYAMQATIH; from the coding sequence ATGGACAGCACCCTCACCAAGCCAAGCACGCTGCGCACCCCGCCCTCGGTCATCGCGACCATCATCGTCGTCAGCGCCCTGGCCAGCGCGCTCATCTGCTATCTCGTCTACTTCCACGCACCCTCCGACGTCACCGGAACGCACCTCCGTTCCCTCCCGCTGCTGAACGCCGTCCTCAACGCGCTCTCGACCATAGCGCTCCTCGTCGGCTTCACCTTCATCCGCAGCCGCCAGATCACGAAGCATCGTGCCGCCATGTTCACGGCCTTCTTCTTCTCCTCAATCTTCCTCGTTTCGTATCTGCTCAACTTCACTCTCCACGGCGAGACGCACTTCAATCGCCTCAGCGCCTGGTGGCCGTTCTACTGGAAGCTGCTCGCCACGCACATCCTCTGCTCCGTGCTCGCGCTTCCGCTCATCCTCATCACCTTCTTTCTTTCGCTCACCGGACGCTTTCCCGCCCACAAGCGGCTCGCCCGCTACACCTTTCCCATCTGGCTCTACGTCTCCGTCACCGGAGTCATCGTCTACGCCATGCAGGCCACGATCCACTAG
- a CDS encoding NUDIX hydrolase — MAATSRKSAPKPAANPTSAIVTPQHFGKPKSSLKAKLVSSKLAYKGKVFNVYTDTVIEPGGNKNVRDVIRHNGSVVILAVDDSKNPKDPDVILERQYRHAAGQFLIELPAGRIEPGEKPLAAAKREMIEETGFRAKRWTLLTKYFASPGFLGEWMQIYLARDIREGTATPEPDEHIEIHRIPLSEAMRLVASNQIHDGKTIIGLSLYDAAVRAGRTL, encoded by the coding sequence ATGGCCGCCACATCACGAAAATCCGCTCCCAAGCCCGCAGCGAATCCAACCTCTGCCATTGTCACACCACAGCACTTCGGCAAACCGAAATCCTCGCTCAAAGCGAAGCTCGTCAGCTCCAAGCTCGCCTACAAAGGCAAGGTCTTCAACGTCTACACCGACACCGTCATCGAGCCCGGCGGCAACAAGAACGTCCGCGACGTCATCCGCCACAATGGCTCCGTCGTCATCCTCGCCGTCGATGACTCCAAAAATCCGAAGGACCCCGACGTCATCCTCGAGCGCCAGTACCGCCACGCCGCCGGCCAGTTCCTCATAGAACTCCCCGCCGGTCGCATCGAGCCAGGCGAGAAACCCCTCGCCGCCGCCAAACGCGAAATGATCGAAGAAACCGGCTTCCGCGCCAAACGCTGGACGCTCCTTACCAAGTACTTCGCCAGCCCCGGATTCCTCGGCGAATGGATGCAGATCTACCTCGCTCGCGACATCCGCGAAGGCACAGCCACGCCCGAGCCCGACGAACACATCGAGATCCACCGCATCCCCCTCTCCGAAGCCATGCGACTCGTCGCCTCAAACCAGATCCACGACGGAAAAACCATCATCGGTTTGTCTCTTTACGATGCCGCTGTACGAGCAGGCCGCACTTTGTAA
- the bshC gene encoding bacillithiol biosynthesis cysteine-adding enzyme BshC: protein MSTECYPITVLPHVSRLYQDYLAMGDGAADAPARRWYGAEPFAGRWIGRAVTPASAGVADALAAQSVAFGAGPAAMANIAKLRAGARAVVTGQQVGLFGGPLLTLLKAATAIARAKQATAATGVEHVPIFWLATEDHDLAEIDHVALLSKTAVETLRVSHAVGVHAAPVGGIVLDESIEGLLEQASELLGYAPVCDLLRECYTPGQSFGGAFARLMARVFAAEGLIVMDAAGREFHRLGASTLRYAIEHADELAAGLMARTAELEGAGYHAQVLVGSGASLLFLVTAVDGVLDRQALKRLSDGGWKAGKQVYSTAELLGILEAEPERISPNALLRPVFQDTILPTAAYVGGPAEIAYFAQSAVLYEAILGRMTPVLPRLSATLIEPAIATVMDRHEVQLPDAMATAEALAQRLGARAMPIEGKRKLAAVGGAMDAELEALTEYLGAMDASLGRSAKVAGSKMRYQMNRLRRMAATFELQKEASLRKHAEALTLHLFPEGHPQERVLGGVFFLAAAGDGLIERLVVEAENLCPGHVVIRL, encoded by the coding sequence ATGAGTACTGAGTGTTACCCGATTACCGTCCTGCCGCATGTCTCCCGGTTGTACCAGGATTACCTGGCGATGGGCGATGGCGCGGCTGACGCTCCAGCGCGGCGATGGTATGGGGCTGAGCCGTTTGCCGGGCGATGGATTGGGCGTGCGGTGACTCCGGCAAGTGCGGGTGTTGCGGATGCTCTTGCGGCGCAAAGTGTAGCGTTTGGGGCGGGTCCGGCGGCGATGGCGAATATTGCGAAGCTTCGGGCGGGGGCTCGGGCGGTGGTGACCGGGCAGCAGGTGGGGCTGTTCGGGGGGCCGCTGCTGACGCTGCTGAAGGCGGCTACGGCGATTGCGCGGGCGAAGCAGGCTACGGCGGCTACGGGTGTGGAGCATGTGCCGATCTTCTGGCTGGCGACGGAGGACCATGATCTGGCGGAGATCGATCATGTGGCGCTGCTGAGCAAGACGGCGGTGGAGACGCTGCGGGTGAGCCATGCTGTGGGTGTGCATGCTGCTCCTGTGGGCGGGATTGTGTTGGATGAATCTATCGAGGGTTTGCTGGAGCAGGCGAGCGAGTTGCTCGGATATGCGCCGGTGTGCGACCTGCTGCGGGAGTGTTATACCCCGGGGCAGAGCTTTGGGGGAGCGTTTGCTCGGCTGATGGCGAGGGTGTTCGCGGCTGAGGGATTGATTGTGATGGATGCGGCCGGGCGGGAGTTCCACCGGCTTGGGGCGTCCACGCTGCGGTATGCGATTGAGCATGCGGATGAGTTGGCCGCGGGGCTGATGGCGCGGACGGCTGAGCTTGAGGGTGCGGGGTATCACGCGCAGGTGCTGGTGGGGAGTGGGGCTTCGCTGCTATTTCTGGTGACTGCGGTGGATGGGGTGCTGGATCGACAGGCGCTGAAACGGCTTTCGGATGGTGGGTGGAAGGCAGGGAAGCAGGTTTACTCGACGGCGGAGCTGCTGGGGATTCTTGAGGCGGAGCCAGAGCGCATCAGCCCGAATGCGCTGCTACGACCGGTGTTTCAGGATACGATTTTGCCGACGGCGGCTTATGTTGGTGGGCCGGCTGAGATTGCTTACTTTGCGCAGAGTGCGGTGTTGTATGAGGCGATACTGGGGCGGATGACACCGGTGCTGCCGCGGCTGAGCGCGACGTTGATTGAGCCGGCAATTGCGACCGTAATGGATCGGCACGAGGTGCAGTTGCCGGATGCGATGGCTACGGCGGAGGCTTTGGCGCAGCGGCTTGGTGCGCGGGCGATGCCGATCGAGGGCAAGCGGAAGCTGGCGGCGGTGGGCGGGGCGATGGACGCGGAGCTTGAGGCGCTGACGGAGTACCTGGGGGCTATGGATGCGAGTCTTGGGCGGTCGGCCAAGGTGGCGGGCAGCAAGATGCGGTACCAGATGAATCGGCTGCGACGGATGGCGGCTACGTTTGAGCTGCAGAAGGAGGCGAGTCTGCGGAAGCATGCGGAGGCGCTGACGCTGCATCTGTTTCCAGAGGGTCATCCGCAGGAACGGGTGCTGGGTGGGGTGTTTTTCCTGGCAGCTGCGGGCGATGGGCTGATTGAGCGGTTGGTGGTTGAGGCTGAGAATCTTTGCCCGGGGCATGTGGTGATTCGGCTCTAG
- a CDS encoding single-stranded DNA-binding protein gives MAKGVNKVLLLGNVGKDPEMRATAGGTQVASFTLATADRAKDAQGNWADKTEWHNLVAFNRTAEIVRDYVKKGTQIYVEGKIQTRSWDDKESGQKKYRTEILVNELTLLGKGGGDGASSGSSASSGGYSRSNIASYDQRAPATQPDYADTGITDDDIPF, from the coding sequence ATGGCAAAAGGCGTCAATAAAGTCCTTCTTCTCGGCAACGTCGGTAAAGATCCCGAAATGCGCGCTACCGCAGGCGGAACCCAGGTTGCGAGCTTCACGTTGGCCACGGCCGACCGCGCAAAGGACGCACAGGGCAACTGGGCCGACAAGACCGAGTGGCACAATCTCGTAGCGTTCAATCGCACCGCCGAGATCGTCCGCGACTACGTCAAGAAGGGCACGCAGATCTACGTCGAAGGCAAAATCCAGACGCGTTCCTGGGATGACAAAGAATCAGGCCAGAAGAAGTATCGGACCGAGATTTTGGTTAATGAACTTACCCTCCTCGGCAAGGGCGGCGGCGACGGAGCATCCAGCGGCAGCAGCGCATCAAGCGGCGGCTATTCTCGCTCCAACATCGCCAGCTACGATCAGAGAGCCCCCGCAACCCAGCCAGACTACGCCGACACTGGCATCACCGACGACGACATTCCCTTCTAA
- the cyoE gene encoding heme o synthase, with translation MAPTKAAPTLLADYATLFKLRVTLMIIITAGAGFYLGSLRSGISPFHAGLIQALVGIAVVTCGSSALNQALERKTDALMRRTGNRPMAAGRIGFAHGLALGFAAVFLGSLYLAWVTNPLTGILTLLTAISYVAIYTPLKRVTTVNTFIGAFPGALPPLIGWTAARGVIEWPAVALFAVLFVWQFPHFMAIGWMYRDDYARAGIRLTPTLPNTAYAARSTVVQSLFYAVLMIPVSLWAVSLGTAGYTYGVAATLLGLGYLWYTIRFARIIRQPDAAISRQYARDLLRASVIYLPLLLAAMMLDAKGRLLF, from the coding sequence ATGGCGCCGACCAAAGCCGCGCCAACCCTGCTCGCCGACTACGCCACCCTCTTCAAACTCCGCGTCACCCTCATGATCATCATCACCGCCGGAGCCGGCTTCTACCTCGGCAGCCTTCGCAGCGGCATCAGCCCCTTCCACGCCGGTCTCATTCAAGCCCTCGTCGGCATCGCCGTCGTCACCTGCGGCTCCAGCGCCCTCAATCAGGCGCTCGAACGAAAGACCGATGCCCTGATGCGCCGCACCGGCAATCGCCCCATGGCCGCCGGAAGAATCGGCTTCGCCCACGGTCTGGCGCTCGGCTTCGCCGCCGTCTTCCTCGGCTCGCTCTATCTCGCCTGGGTCACCAACCCACTCACCGGCATTCTGACGCTACTCACCGCCATCAGTTACGTAGCGATCTATACGCCGCTCAAGCGAGTCACCACCGTCAACACCTTCATCGGCGCCTTCCCCGGAGCCCTGCCGCCGCTCATCGGCTGGACCGCCGCCCGCGGTGTCATCGAGTGGCCCGCCGTCGCCCTCTTCGCTGTCCTCTTTGTCTGGCAGTTCCCCCACTTCATGGCCATCGGCTGGATGTATCGCGACGACTACGCCCGCGCCGGCATCCGTCTCACCCCCACACTGCCAAACACCGCCTACGCCGCCCGCTCCACCGTCGTCCAATCACTCTTCTACGCCGTCCTGATGATCCCCGTAAGCCTCTGGGCCGTCAGCCTCGGAACCGCCGGGTACACCTACGGAGTCGCTGCCACACTCCTTGGCCTCGGCTATCTCTGGTACACCATCCGCTTCGCCCGCATCATTCGTCAGCCCGACGCAGCCATCTCGCGCCAGTACGCCCGCGACCTGCTCCGTGCATCCGTCATCTACCTTCCACTGCTTCTAGCCGCCATGATGCTCGACGCAAAAGGACGACTCCTCTTCTAA
- the polX gene encoding DNA polymerase/3'-5' exonuclease PolX yields the protein MDNITIARLLDETAALLEIDSADPFRVRSYRRAAEAVEQQTTQLSTLITDPKLLLAIPGIGKAMAASIADLVNTGTMPLRDDLLLRYRPTMLELLRLPGMGPKTVALVWSALGVSDIDGLEASAKAGDLNTLPRMGEKFVVKLLKGIEDHRKNSSRFRIDQARDYADRIAALILAFPGIDQVTPAGSLRRGRETVGDLDLLATGPACEPDIVAAAVEYVATLPLIDKLMARGQNKVTFTLRNNLQVDVRLLPRASYGAALQYFTGSKHHNVALRQRAIKRGLTLSEYALLRLEDNVIVAAATEEDIYNALDMDWIPPELRENCGELDAAAAHTLPTLITRADIRGDLHMHTEATDGRDTIRQMAEAALERGLHYIAITDHSKNLAMTNGLDDARALAHIQRIREVDSEMEGRIRVLPGIEVDILADGTLDLDDSTLAQMDVVVASVHSHFAQPIEEMTARVLRALENPYLRILGHPTGRKLLRREPYAINIDAILKRAAELGVAVEHNASPARADLNDLHLRLAKQHGCKIVVDTDAHATEELDQMAYGITQLRRAWLSPADVINTYPFEAFMAALRPKP from the coding sequence ATGGACAACATTACGATTGCGCGGCTTCTCGACGAGACCGCCGCGCTGCTTGAAATAGATTCTGCTGATCCTTTCCGGGTCCGCTCCTATCGGCGTGCCGCAGAAGCTGTCGAGCAACAAACCACGCAACTCTCTACCCTCATCACCGACCCCAAACTGCTCCTGGCCATCCCCGGCATCGGCAAAGCCATGGCCGCCAGCATCGCCGACCTCGTCAACACCGGCACCATGCCCCTCCGCGACGATCTTCTCCTGCGATACCGTCCCACCATGCTCGAACTTCTGCGCCTCCCCGGCATGGGTCCAAAGACAGTAGCTCTCGTCTGGTCGGCGCTCGGCGTGTCCGACATCGACGGCCTCGAGGCCTCCGCCAAGGCAGGCGACCTCAACACACTCCCCCGCATGGGCGAAAAGTTCGTCGTCAAGCTCCTCAAAGGCATCGAGGATCATCGGAAGAACTCCAGCCGCTTCCGCATCGATCAGGCCCGCGACTACGCCGACCGCATCGCCGCCCTCATCCTCGCCTTCCCCGGTATCGATCAGGTCACACCCGCCGGCTCCCTCCGCCGTGGCCGCGAGACCGTAGGCGACCTCGACCTCCTCGCCACTGGCCCCGCCTGCGAACCCGACATCGTTGCCGCCGCCGTTGAGTACGTCGCCACCCTCCCGCTCATCGACAAGCTCATGGCCCGCGGCCAGAACAAAGTCACCTTCACCCTCCGCAACAACCTCCAGGTCGACGTTCGCCTCCTCCCCCGCGCCAGCTACGGTGCCGCCCTCCAATACTTCACCGGCTCCAAGCACCACAACGTAGCCCTCCGCCAGCGCGCGATCAAGCGCGGCCTCACCCTCAGCGAGTACGCGCTCCTCCGGCTGGAAGACAACGTCATCGTCGCCGCAGCCACCGAAGAGGACATCTACAACGCCCTCGACATGGATTGGATTCCGCCCGAACTCCGCGAGAACTGCGGCGAACTCGACGCAGCCGCAGCCCACACCCTTCCCACCCTCATCACCCGCGCCGACATTCGCGGCGACCTCCACATGCACACCGAGGCCACCGACGGTCGCGACACCATCCGCCAGATGGCCGAAGCCGCCCTCGAACGCGGCCTCCACTACATCGCCATCACCGACCACTCCAAGAATCTCGCCATGACCAACGGTCTCGACGATGCCCGCGCCCTCGCGCACATCCAACGTATCCGCGAGGTCGACAGCGAGATGGAAGGCCGCATCCGCGTGCTCCCCGGCATCGAGGTCGACATCCTCGCCGATGGCACCCTCGACCTCGACGACAGCACCCTCGCCCAGATGGACGTAGTCGTCGCCAGCGTCCACTCCCACTTCGCCCAGCCCATCGAAGAGATGACCGCCCGCGTCCTCCGCGCCCTCGAAAACCCGTACCTCCGCATCCTCGGCCACCCCACCGGCCGCAAGCTCCTTCGCCGCGAACCCTACGCCATCAACATCGACGCCATCCTCAAACGCGCCGCCGAACTAGGCGTAGCCGTAGAGCACAACGCCAGCCCAGCCCGAGCCGACCTAAACGACCTCCACCTCCGCCTCGCCAAGCAGCACGGCTGCAAAATAGTAGTCGACACCGACGCCCACGCCACCGAAGAACTCGACCAGATGGCCTACGGCATCACCCAGCTCCGCCGAGCCTGGCTCTCCCCCGCCGACGTCATCAACACCTACCCCTTCGAGGCTTTCATGGCCGCACTCCGCCCCAAACCCTAA